One segment of Micromonospora parathelypteridis DNA contains the following:
- a CDS encoding NADH:flavin oxidoreductase/NADH oxidase: MSSLFAPLALRAVTLPNRIAMAPMCQYSAGPDGLPTDWHLIHLGSRAIGGAGLVLSEATAVLPEGRISPQDTGLWSDAHVDAWRPVTAFIAAHGAVPAVQLAHAGFKASTYRPWAPERGGVPDAEGGWTPVAPGSEPFTAGYRTPTTLDEVGIAGVVQAFAAAAERALAAGFAAVEIHAAHGYLLNEFLSPLTNHRTDSYGGDRTARMRLTLEVARAVRGAVGEDVPVLTRISATDWVEGGWTIEDSVVLAGELAGVGVDLVDTSSGGVSVQQSIPLGPGYQVPLAAQIRREAGVPTGAVGLIVEPEHAEQIVASGEADLVLLGRELLRDPYWPRRAAAKLGVAYAGPSQYARA; this comes from the coding sequence CGGTCACCCTGCCCAACCGGATCGCCATGGCACCGATGTGCCAGTACTCTGCCGGCCCGGACGGCCTGCCCACCGACTGGCACCTGATCCACCTCGGCAGCCGCGCGATCGGTGGCGCTGGTCTGGTGCTGAGCGAGGCGACCGCGGTGCTCCCCGAGGGCCGGATCAGCCCACAGGACACCGGGCTGTGGTCCGACGCGCACGTCGACGCGTGGCGACCGGTGACCGCGTTCATCGCCGCCCACGGCGCGGTGCCGGCCGTACAGCTCGCGCACGCCGGGTTCAAGGCCTCCACCTACCGGCCGTGGGCGCCCGAGCGCGGCGGCGTGCCGGACGCCGAGGGCGGCTGGACGCCCGTCGCCCCCGGTTCGGAGCCGTTCACCGCCGGCTACCGGACGCCGACCACCCTCGACGAGGTCGGCATCGCCGGTGTGGTCCAGGCGTTCGCGGCCGCCGCCGAACGCGCGCTGGCCGCCGGCTTCGCCGCCGTGGAGATCCACGCCGCCCACGGCTACCTGCTCAACGAGTTCCTCTCGCCGCTGACCAACCACCGCACCGACTCCTACGGCGGCGACCGGACCGCCCGGATGCGGCTCACCCTGGAGGTGGCACGCGCGGTGCGCGGCGCGGTCGGCGAGGACGTGCCGGTGCTGACCCGGATCTCCGCCACCGACTGGGTCGAGGGCGGTTGGACGATCGAGGACAGCGTCGTGCTCGCCGGCGAGCTGGCCGGCGTCGGCGTCGACCTGGTCGACACTTCCTCCGGTGGGGTGAGCGTGCAGCAGAGCATTCCCCTCGGCCCCGGCTACCAGGTGCCGCTGGCCGCGCAGATCCGCCGCGAGGCCGGCGTGCCCACCGGCGCGGTGGGCCTGATCGTCGAACCGGAGCACGCCGAGCAGATCGTCGCCAGCGGCGAGGCTGATCTGGTGCTGCTCGGCCGCGAGTTGCTGCGCGACCCGTACTGGCCGCGCCGCGCCGCCGCCAAGCTCGGCGTCGCGTACGCCGGACCCTCCCAATACGCCCGCGCCTGA